The window tTCTCCCAAATTGCTATTTCATTGGTTTTAAGGTTGTTTGGAAATATCAGTGACAGGAAAAAATAAGAACATACCCCATTGAAGCTGAATGGTTACGCTTGCAATGTTAGTGAATTTCATGGACAAATAGTCAGTACCAAGTTCACATGTAGTAGTGAATTTTACCATGCTCATTAATCCTTTGGATGGTTTAGAAAAGCAGATGAAATCCACAATTTTATTGTCTTTCAATTTGCTCGTAACTCTAATTTGTTAATGGCAAGAATTAGCTTAAAAATTGAATGAGAAAGTAATCTTCGCCAGAAGAAGTAGAGGAATAGATATTTATGGAGAGAAAGAGTGAGGGACAAATACGGGTAGAATAAGATGATCCAATAATGAGAAGCAgttaattaaaattttgagatgaaatcTTACCGGATGGCTCAGAAATACCGAAAATCAATTTTACGCTCCGGAATATCAGAGATCTTGGGCCACTCGGAGCCGCTTTGAGGAGTGCATCTTCGATTTAATAGAGGACAAAACCAAATTTCCAGACGTCTTAATTTGAGGCGTTCCATGGCGGCCATGGAGGGTAAGTATTCAAGCTTTGGGCAACCCGATAGGATTAGGTCTTCAAGAGATGCAAAATTCCCAAGCCATTCTGGTAAGGCTTCGATTGCTCCGAAGTCACCTAGAGACAGTGATGTGATGGTAGTCAAGCATTGAAGCTGATGTGGCAGAGACTTCATGTCGGGCATTCCACATAAAGACACGCACCGGAGTGTTGATGAAGATGCTAACCCAGCCCAATCAAATTTGATTACAGAGTCATCTGTAAAGGGACCAATCTGCACTTCCCTTAAGCTGGTAAGATAGCCAAATCCACTAGGCATCTCAGCAATCAAGTTGGGACAGTCGAATAATTTGAAGCTCGCGAGAGAAGGGGTTCGTCGCAAATCAAGGGGAAAGGAGACCAGACTGTGCCAATTGTACAAATTCAGCTCTCGGAGAGACGTACATGACTCGAACATCTCCACTGGCAATGTTGTTAATTCATGGCACCCATAGGTAAGAAGCATCTCGAGAGACTTAAGGAGGCTTTTCTGTCCTGTATTATGATTTGGATATCCAAATGAATTGATTCTCGGGCAGTCACCTACAGTCAAGCACCGTAAAGCTTGAAATTGATAGAGATCATCTGGCAACTCCCGTAAATTCTCACAATAATGGACTGCCAAACTCTCAAGACAAGCGGCGCAACTCATTCCTCTTAATGTTATTATATTAGGGCAACGAAACAATCTTACAtcctgaagaattggaaagAGGCAGAGTCGCTCAAGCATGTCAGTGGGTAGACTGTCACAGCCCTCAATCCTCAAGCTGCTCTCTGGTCGTTTCACTAATTCTAGAGACTCGATGCTTTGTAGACCACCCCTTAAATAAAGGGAAGAAAGTGTGGTTATATTGCTCAAAACCTTTTCCGCCACCAAAACGTGGCAATTCCATTTGATTTCCAATACATCAAGACTTGGGAAACGACTTGGAGTTGGAATGGTGGTCAGCTTGGGGCAATCGCTAATATACAACTTTTCCAGCACAGGAAACACATCCATCACACGTACTTCACCTGCGTTTGACATCATTTCGGGTGCGTCCTTCCactcttccaaaattttcatgCTTTCAAGAGAGAGAATTTTGAGGGATGGAAAGAATGTTTGTCTGCTAATAGTGTCTGAACCTCCTGATCCGCCATCCTCCTCAGCACTTGCACTGTAGAATGAAAGCCCaatgcttgttgtgttgtccaatCTAGTCAGATAGAGGCACTTGAGGAACGGCAGCTGTCCAAGTGCAGGGAGTTTTCTGCATCTTGTGCAATCCTCCACCCGCAACTCCACCAGTGATGTCAATGTCAAATTCATGAACCATTGTGGGAACTGATCACCCATGAACTTCAAAATTTGTAACTCTTTTAAATTTGGGTGAGGCTGGAGACCTTCCAACACATCTTCATCACATTTATCACTTTTCCGATCCCTATTGCCCCACTCAAACACCAACCGATACATATTTGGCTTTTTAGATAGGTTCGCTAGTTCAGCATCATCTTTGCCATTTACTAATTCAAGATTTCTGATCTCCAAGGTGCCTTTAAGATCTTGCAAGGTTCCAAGTTCTTGGATACCACGACCTTCCTCTTGATGACCTATGTTAAAGAACTCTAATGTTTGAAGACAAGTCAATCGTCCAATCCTGGATGGCATTTGGATTTTGCGCCCTGCATGATCATAATAGTGAAGATGTCTCAAGCTAATCAAATTGCTCATCTTCTTTGGCAAACCTTCTTCAAGCATGTTAATTCTCAGTGTTTGCAAACTATAAAGTTTGCAAAGAGATTTTGGCACAGTTGTAATCCTAGAACCTGAAATGTCAAGTAAGTGTAAATGTATTAGTTTGCCAATGGAGTTCGGCAACTTTTTGGCATCTGCTCCAAACAATTTTAGGACATGCAAGTATTTGAACTTTGATAACATATCATCAGCTATGCCACCCTCCAGAAATAATGTGCGAAGTGattctgattttttttcattGATGGTTTCTACCGCCAGGTAACGGTCCCCATTGCTGCTGTTAcgattcaaaattgattttgcAAAATCATGCACAAGATCATGCATTTTATATGATGTTTTCCACTCCTTTTTTACTTCTTCCAATAAGGAAGTTTGCAGCAAAGTTTTCAGATACTTATATCCTCTTTTCTCCATTCTTTCATTTTGGGAATCCGGTTGAAGAAAGCCTTCAGCCATCCAAAGCTCAACTAGTGGATCTTGTTCCAATTCAGTATCTTGATCAAAAATTGAGCAATATGCAAAACATTTCTTAACCGGTGCAGGTGAGAGATGATCAAAACTCACCTTAATTATTTGCTCGATCCCACCCTGATCTCCATTCAAGAGACTCTCCTCCAAAATAGATAGCCActcctcttttctcttttagATAACAATCCTCCAATTAGCTTTGCTGAGAGAGGTAGACCGTCACATCTTCTTAAAACTTGCTCCCTTATGTCTTCCAATTCTTTTGGTACTTCTTCCCCTACAGTTGCCCATTTTTTCATGATAGACCAGCAATCATTATTGCATAGCTTTCTCAGCTCATGGCGAGTAAAATTGATCTGCGGATGTCTAGACAGAATAATTGCCACTTCTTGCAGACGAGTGGTAACAAGACACCAGCTCCCTTTCTTGGTATTGAGTCCCGCCAAAGTGCTGAAAAAGTCATTCAACAATACTTCTTGATCATTCCACAAATCATCAAGAACAAGGAAATATCTTTTTTCCTTGAGTTCATGCTGAATTTTTTTAACTATTTCCTCCCTAGGATCCCCTTCGGTCTCTCTATCTGTTAACGATTTTAGAATCATTTTGAAGACCACCTCGATTTCATCTACTTTTTTAGCCACAGAAACCCACATTGTTTGGTCAAAATGTCCagcaatttgttcatttttgtaaACGGCTTTAGCCAGAGTTGTTTTTCCTAAACCACCCATGCCAGTTATGGGAATAACTGAAATAACACTTTCAGATTCGGTCAACAACTTCTTAACTATTTCTGATTCATCCTCGTCTCTTCCTAGGACATCTCTTCGCACAATAGTAGAGTCAGTCTGTCGGCTTGTTGGGGCTCCAGCAGCAATAGTAGGGAATGCTTCTTCAACTCGGCGCTTGTAGGCCAGTCCCAAACCTTCGGCATCCCGATGGATCCTCTCAAGGTTCGTGTTGATCTCCCTGATCGTTGAAGCCAACCTCGAACGAAAACGGACTGTATTAAAGAATGAAAAGCAGAGGAATACCTTCTTTTTCATGAGTTGATTTTGATACTTCACCTTCTGACGAAGATTTTCATAGTTGAGCTCGTCCAGCACATTGTCAGCTTTGAAAACCTCTTCTTCCAGTTGCTTGAGCCAATTTTGCACCCCAACAAGCTTCGGATCGTGGCTATGCATTTC is drawn from Coffea arabica cultivar ET-39 chromosome 1c, Coffea Arabica ET-39 HiFi, whole genome shotgun sequence and contains these coding sequences:
- the LOC113690012 gene encoding putative disease resistance protein At3g14460 isoform X2 — translated: MLEEGLPKKMSNLISLRHLHYYDHAGRKIQMPSRIGRLTCLQTLEFFNIGHQEEGRGIQELGTLQDLKGTLEIRNLELVNGKDDAELANLSKKPNMYRLVFEWGNRDRKSDKCDEDVLEGLQPHPNLKELQILKFMGDQFPQWFMNLTLTSLVELRVEDCTRCRKLPALGQLPFLKCLYLTRLDNTTSIGLSFYSASAEEDGGSGGSDTISRQTFFPSLKILSLESMKILEEWKDAPEMMSNAGEVRVMDVFPVLEKLYISDCPKLTTIPTPSRFPSLDVLEIKWNCHVLVAEKVLSNITTLSSLYLRGGLQSIESLELVKRPESSLRIEGCDSLPTDMLERLCLFPILQDVRLFRCPNIITLRGMSCAACLESLAVHYCENLRELPDDLYQFQALRCLTVGDCPRINSFGYPNHNTGQKSLLKSLEMLLTYGCHELTTLPVEMFESCTSLRELNLYNWHSLVSFPLDLRRTPSLASFKLFDCPNLIAEMPSGFGYLTSLREVQIGPFTDDSVIKFDWAGLASSSTLRCVSLCGMPDMKSLPHQLQCLTTITSLSLGDFGAIEALPEWLGNFASLEDLILSGCPKLEYLPSMAAMERLKLRRLEIWFCPLLNRRCTPQSGSEWPKISDIPERKIDFRYF
- the LOC113690012 gene encoding putative disease resistance protein RGA3 isoform X1, with amino-acid sequence MAEGFLQPDSQNERMEKRGYKYLKTLLQTSLLEEVKKEWKTSYKMHDLVHDFAKSILNRNSSNGDRYLAVETINEKKSESLRTLFLEGGIADDMLSKFKYLHVLKLFGADAKKLPNSIGKLIHLHLLDISGSRITTVPKSLCKLYSLQTLRINMLEEGLPKKMSNLISLRHLHYYDHAGRKIQMPSRIGRLTCLQTLEFFNIGHQEEGRGIQELGTLQDLKGTLEIRNLELVNGKDDAELANLSKKPNMYRLVFEWGNRDRKSDKCDEDVLEGLQPHPNLKELQILKFMGDQFPQWFMNLTLTSLVELRVEDCTRCRKLPALGQLPFLKCLYLTRLDNTTSIGLSFYSASAEEDGGSGGSDTISRQTFFPSLKILSLESMKILEEWKDAPEMMSNAGEVRVMDVFPVLEKLYISDCPKLTTIPTPSRFPSLDVLEIKWNCHVLVAEKVLSNITTLSSLYLRGGLQSIESLELVKRPESSLRIEGCDSLPTDMLERLCLFPILQDVRLFRCPNIITLRGMSCAACLESLAVHYCENLRELPDDLYQFQALRCLTVGDCPRINSFGYPNHNTGQKSLLKSLEMLLTYGCHELTTLPVEMFESCTSLRELNLYNWHSLVSFPLDLRRTPSLASFKLFDCPNLIAEMPSGFGYLTSLREVQIGPFTDDSVIKFDWAGLASSSTLRCVSLCGMPDMKSLPHQLQCLTTITSLSLGDFGAIEALPEWLGNFASLEDLILSGCPKLEYLPSMAAMERLKLRRLEIWFCPLLNRRCTPQSGSEWPKISDIPERKIDFRYF
- the LOC113723691 gene encoding putative disease resistance protein RGA3, with protein sequence MADAAVSATIRVALQTVVSLAADQVSLVREFPQELERLNRSAEMIRGFLAGADEEMHSHDPKLVGVQNWLKQLEEEVFKADNVLDELNYENLRQKVKYQNQLMKKKVFLCFSFFNTVRFRSRLASTIREINTNLERIHRDAEGLGLAYKRRVEEAFPTIAAGAPTSRQTDSTIVRRDVLGRDEDESEIVKKLLTESESVISVIPITGMGGLGKTTLAKAVYKNEQIAGHFDQTMWVSVAKKVDEIEVVFKMILKSLTDRETEGDPREEIVKKIQHELKEKRYFLVLDDLWNDQEVLLNDFFSTLAGLNTKKGSWCLVTTRLQEVAIILSRHPQINFTRHELRKLCNNDCWSIMKKWATVGEEVPKELEDIREQVLRRCDGLPLSAKLIGGLLSKREKRSGYLFWRRVS